A stretch of Allostreptomyces psammosilenae DNA encodes these proteins:
- a CDS encoding cell division protein SepF, which translates to MAGAMRKMAVYLGLMEDPEEYDYGSDRDLDDEFDVDRTDRHERTERPRELRDGHDDDADGVASVVTEVPRRETARREDAPPPRIPSVREVRDEEYRDRGGTVSPITPVRRVEKNAPVIMPKAVPDRESYPRDSYRITTLHPRTYNEARTIGEHFREGTPVIMNLTEMDDTDAKRLVDFAAGLIFGLRGSIERVTQKVFLLSPANVDVTAEDKARIAEGGFFNQS; encoded by the coding sequence ATGGCCGGCGCAATGCGCAAGATGGCGGTCTACCTCGGCCTCATGGAGGATCCGGAAGAGTACGACTACGGCAGCGACCGGGACCTCGACGACGAGTTCGACGTCGACCGCACGGACCGTCATGAGCGTACCGAGCGCCCCCGGGAGCTCAGGGACGGCCACGACGACGACGCGGACGGCGTGGCCAGCGTGGTCACCGAGGTCCCCCGGCGCGAGACGGCCCGCCGCGAGGACGCTCCGCCCCCCCGGATTCCCTCGGTCCGCGAGGTCCGCGACGAGGAGTACCGGGACCGGGGAGGGACGGTCTCTCCCATCACCCCCGTCCGTCGAGTAGAGAAGAACGCTCCGGTGATCATGCCAAAGGCTGTGCCCGATCGGGAGTCCTACCCACGTGACTCCTATCGCATCACGACGCTCCACCCCCGGACGTACAACGAGGCCCGTACCATTGGGGAGCACTTCCGCGAGGGCACCCCGGTCATCATGAACCTCACGGAGATGGACGACACGGACGCGAAGCGCCTCGTAGACTTCGCGGCCGGACTCATCTTCGGCCTGCGCGGGAGCATCGAACGGGTGACCCAGAAGGTCTTCCTTCTGTCGCCTGCTAACGTCGATGTCACGGCGGAGGACAAGGCCCGGATCGCCGAGGGCGGGTTCTTCAACCAGAGCTGA
- a CDS encoding mechanosensitive ion channel family protein, translating into MDPWTVLRPAAVLVGALLLTAVVGFLVDRLLGQVARRHPDAVVWPQLRRCRPPLQAFAATALLLAWEPLARLGDPPRGAVRHVLLLLTIGLGAWLAARVATAVEDAAYHRFQLANTDSYKVRRVRTQVAVIRRVTVAAIIVIAVAAMMMTFPAARTIGTSLLASAGIIGLVAGVAAQSTLGNLFAGLQIAFSDMVRIGDVVVVDGEWGNVEELSLTNLVVRTWDQRRIVMPVSYFTSKPFENWSRTDPNMTGTVIFHLDHSAPIAEMREELFRIVKESPHWDGEAWGLVVVDTTPSTIVVRALMTAADADAIWTLRCDVRERLLTFLTREHPYALPRLQLSGHPSGPSVPLPAQATGSTAEAAAGAEGGAGDGADSGDGAADAERPSQAEMAAQFARVSALASFAKPNDRDGDGRRRR; encoded by the coding sequence GTGGATCCGTGGACGGTACTGCGTCCCGCCGCCGTTCTGGTGGGTGCCCTACTGCTCACCGCCGTGGTCGGCTTCCTGGTCGACCGACTGCTCGGCCAGGTGGCCCGCCGTCACCCGGACGCCGTGGTCTGGCCGCAGCTGCGGCGCTGCCGTCCCCCGCTGCAGGCCTTCGCCGCCACCGCGCTGCTGCTGGCCTGGGAACCACTGGCCCGGCTCGGCGACCCGCCGCGCGGCGCGGTGCGGCACGTGCTGCTGCTGCTGACCATCGGACTCGGCGCCTGGCTGGCCGCGCGGGTCGCCACGGCCGTGGAGGACGCCGCCTACCACCGCTTCCAGCTCGCCAACACCGACAGCTACAAGGTGCGCCGGGTGCGCACCCAGGTGGCGGTGATCCGCCGGGTCACGGTGGCGGCCATCATCGTGATCGCCGTCGCGGCCATGATGATGACCTTCCCGGCCGCCCGCACCATCGGCACCTCGCTGCTGGCCTCGGCCGGCATCATCGGCCTGGTCGCCGGTGTCGCGGCGCAGTCCACCCTGGGCAACCTCTTCGCCGGGCTGCAGATCGCCTTCAGCGACATGGTCCGCATCGGCGACGTCGTCGTGGTCGACGGCGAGTGGGGCAACGTCGAGGAACTGAGCCTGACCAACCTGGTGGTGCGCACCTGGGACCAGCGGCGGATCGTGATGCCGGTGTCCTACTTCACCAGCAAGCCGTTCGAGAACTGGTCGCGCACCGACCCCAACATGACCGGAACGGTGATCTTCCACCTCGACCACTCGGCGCCCATCGCCGAGATGCGCGAGGAGCTGTTCCGGATCGTCAAGGAGTCCCCGCACTGGGACGGCGAGGCCTGGGGGCTGGTCGTGGTGGACACCACCCCGTCCACCATCGTGGTGCGCGCCCTGATGACCGCCGCCGACGCGGACGCCATCTGGACGCTCCGCTGCGACGTGCGGGAGCGGCTGCTCACCTTCCTCACCCGCGAGCACCCCTACGCCCTGCCGCGGCTCCAGCTGTCCGGCCACCCGAGCGGTCCGTCCGTCCCGCTGCCCGCGCAGGCCACCGGCTCCACCGCCGAGGCCGCCGCGGGGGCCGAGGGCGGGGCCGGCGACGGCGCGGACTCCGGGGACGGCGCGGCGGACGCGGAGCGGCCGAGCCAGGCGGAGATGGCCGCGCAGTTCGCCCGGGTGTCCGCGCTGGCCTCCTTCGCCAAGCCGAACGACCGGGACGGCGACGGCCGCCGGCGGCGCTGA
- a CDS encoding GNAT family N-acetyltransferase, giving the protein MTSTPLADVRPTDDPQRDGAFRVREEVFVEEQRVPAEEEWDEYDARCAHFVAHDAGGAVGTVRMLTGADAVAQGGTEDGAVLGRLAVLRRARGTGLGAALVRAVEAEARRRGLVRVDLHAQVQALGFYERLGYTARGPEYLEAGIPHRSMSKRLDGAEPSA; this is encoded by the coding sequence ATGACCAGCACCCCGCTCGCCGACGTCCGACCCACCGACGACCCCCAGCGCGACGGGGCCTTCCGGGTGCGGGAGGAGGTCTTCGTCGAGGAGCAGCGGGTGCCGGCCGAGGAGGAGTGGGACGAGTACGACGCGCGCTGCGCCCACTTCGTCGCCCACGACGCCGGGGGCGCGGTGGGCACGGTGCGGATGCTCACCGGCGCGGACGCCGTCGCCCAGGGCGGGACGGAGGACGGCGCCGTGCTGGGCCGGCTCGCGGTGCTGCGGCGGGCCCGGGGCACCGGACTGGGCGCGGCCCTGGTGCGGGCCGTCGAGGCGGAGGCCCGCCGCCGCGGCCTGGTCCGGGTCGACCTGCACGCCCAGGTGCAGGCCCTCGGCTTCTACGAGCGCCTCGGCTACACCGCGCGGGGGCCGGAGTACCTGGAGGCGGGCATACCGCACCGCTCCATGAGCAAGCGGCTGGACGGCGCCGAGCCCTCCGCGTGA
- a CDS encoding YggS family pyridoxal phosphate-dependent enzyme: protein MRARELEANLALVRSRIAAAERAAGRPAGSVRLVVITKTHPARDVRILSSLGVTDVGENRLQEAAPKVESCSDLELTWHFVGQLQTNKVRQVVEWAGYVHSVDRSRLVDALSAAAVRAGRDQPGRELGCLIQVNLDPDPGRGGVDPDGVPSLADAVAGAPGLRLDGVMAVAPLRGPYAGNAAAAFDRVADIASRMHEAHPTANMVSAGMSADLEEAVAAGATHVRIGSAVLGVRKPLG, encoded by the coding sequence GTGCGCGCCCGCGAACTGGAGGCGAACCTCGCCCTGGTGCGCTCCCGCATCGCGGCGGCCGAGCGGGCCGCCGGCCGCCCGGCGGGCAGCGTCCGACTCGTCGTCATCACCAAGACCCATCCCGCTCGGGATGTGCGCATTCTCTCATCCCTCGGTGTGACCGACGTCGGCGAGAACCGCCTGCAGGAGGCCGCGCCGAAGGTGGAGAGCTGCTCCGATCTGGAACTGACCTGGCACTTCGTCGGCCAACTGCAGACCAACAAGGTCCGTCAGGTGGTCGAGTGGGCTGGCTACGTCCACTCCGTGGACCGCTCCCGGCTGGTGGACGCCCTGTCCGCCGCCGCGGTGCGGGCCGGCCGGGACCAACCCGGCCGTGAGCTGGGCTGTCTGATCCAGGTGAACCTCGACCCGGATCCGGGGCGGGGTGGGGTGGATCCGGACGGCGTCCCGTCGCTCGCCGACGCGGTCGCCGGGGCTCCGGGACTGCGTCTGGACGGCGTCATGGCCGTCGCGCCGCTGCGCGGACCCTACGCGGGGAACGCCGCCGCGGCCTTCGATCGGGTTGCGGATATCGCATCCCGCATGCACGAAGCCCATCCGACTGCGAACATGGTCTCGGCGGGGATGAGCGCGGACCTCGAGGAAGCCGTGGCGGCGGGTGCGACACACGTACGCATCGGCTCCGCGGTACTCGGCGTCCGCAAGCCGCTCGGGTAA
- the lspA gene encoding signal peptidase II: MSTEADESAATAPTSGEGAAGAEGQERPRATVPAPAGASALGAGARDAEPPAEAGDDTGDGSEPEAEAGPVADPAGRRRRLLVLGVLAAVVYLFDLATKTWVVRSLEGREPIEVIPGLLRFQALRNPGAAFGIGEAYTVFFTLVATVVLVVIIRLARKLYSTPWAVGLGLLLGGALGNLTDRVFRSPGLFQGHVVDFIAPTNFAVFNIADSAIVCGGILIVLLSFRGSAPDGTTAKD, encoded by the coding sequence ATCAGTACCGAAGCGGACGAGTCCGCCGCGACGGCCCCGACCTCGGGCGAGGGCGCGGCCGGCGCCGAGGGGCAGGAGCGCCCCCGTGCCACCGTGCCGGCCCCGGCCGGCGCGTCCGCCCTCGGGGCCGGCGCGCGCGACGCCGAGCCGCCGGCCGAGGCGGGAGACGACACCGGGGACGGGAGCGAGCCGGAGGCCGAGGCCGGGCCCGTGGCGGATCCCGCGGGCCGGCGCCGCCGCCTGCTGGTGCTCGGTGTGCTCGCCGCCGTGGTCTACCTGTTCGACCTGGCCACCAAGACCTGGGTGGTGCGCAGCCTGGAGGGGCGGGAGCCGATCGAGGTGATCCCCGGCCTGCTGCGCTTCCAGGCGCTGCGCAACCCGGGCGCGGCCTTCGGCATCGGCGAGGCGTACACCGTCTTCTTCACGCTGGTCGCGACGGTCGTCCTGGTGGTGATCATCCGGCTGGCGAGGAAGCTGTACAGCACGCCGTGGGCGGTGGGCCTGGGGCTGCTGCTCGGCGGCGCGCTCGGCAACCTCACCGACCGGGTCTTCCGCTCCCCGGGCCTGTTCCAGGGGCACGTCGTGGACTTCATCGCCCCCACCAACTTCGCGGTCTTCAACATCGCCGACTCGGCGATCGTGTGCGGCGGCATCCTGATCGTGCTGCTCTCGTTCCGCGGCAGCGCGCCCGACGGAACCACCGCCAAGGACTGA
- a CDS encoding DivIVA domain-containing protein, whose amino-acid sequence MPLTPEDVRNKQFTTVRLREGYDEDEVDAFLDEVEAELTRLLRENEDLRAKLAAATRAAQQSQQAAQRKEREQQQQRAEAPVPAAISGPNPQAQHPMGGPPQLPGGPSGPGGPGAHPLGGPPQLPGPGGPGGPGHGPQFGGPPPHLQQQGPGGDSAARVLALAQQTADQAVAEARSEANKIVGEARTRAEGLERDARAKADALERDAQEKHRVAMGSLESARATLERKVEDLRGFEREYRTRLKSYLESQMRQLESQADDSLAPPRASAAPSLPPSSLGSSFGAGLGAPNGSSMGQSAPGGFGAGPGMGPGPGGHGGPTGQHQQMGAPSMTQPMAPVRPQAPQPQSLQAPTPMRGFLIDEDPDN is encoded by the coding sequence ATGCCGTTGACCCCCGAGGACGTTCGGAACAAACAGTTCACGACCGTCCGTCTCCGCGAGGGCTACGACGAGGATGAGGTCGATGCCTTCCTCGACGAGGTCGAAGCGGAACTGACCCGGCTGCTGCGGGAGAACGAGGACCTGCGCGCCAAGCTGGCCGCGGCCACCCGTGCGGCGCAGCAGAGCCAGCAGGCCGCGCAGCGCAAGGAGCGCGAGCAGCAGCAGCAGCGTGCCGAGGCTCCGGTTCCGGCGGCCATATCAGGACCCAACCCCCAGGCCCAGCACCCCATGGGTGGCCCGCCCCAGCTGCCGGGCGGTCCCTCGGGCCCGGGTGGTCCCGGAGCGCACCCGCTCGGCGGTCCGCCGCAGCTGCCCGGTCCGGGCGGTCCCGGCGGTCCCGGTCACGGCCCGCAGTTCGGCGGCCCGCCGCCGCACCTGCAGCAGCAGGGCCCCGGTGGCGACAGCGCCGCCCGCGTCCTGGCGCTGGCCCAGCAGACCGCCGACCAGGCGGTCGCCGAGGCCCGCTCCGAGGCGAACAAGATCGTCGGTGAGGCGCGCACCCGCGCCGAGGGCCTGGAGCGGGACGCCCGCGCCAAGGCCGACGCCCTGGAGCGGGACGCCCAGGAGAAGCACCGGGTCGCGATGGGGTCGCTGGAGAGCGCCCGCGCCACCCTGGAGCGCAAGGTCGAGGACCTGCGCGGCTTCGAGCGGGAGTACCGCACGCGGCTGAAGTCGTACCTGGAGAGCCAGATGCGGCAGCTGGAGTCGCAGGCTGACGACTCGCTGGCCCCGCCGCGCGCCTCCGCCGCCCCCTCGCTGCCCCCGTCCTCGCTGGGCTCGTCCTTCGGCGCGGGACTCGGAGCACCGAACGGTTCCTCGATGGGTCAGTCGGCCCCCGGCGGCTTCGGCGCCGGTCCCGGCATGGGCCCCGGCCCCGGTGGCCACGGTGGGCCGACGGGGCAGCACCAGCAGATGGGCGCGCCGTCGATGACCCAGCCGATGGCACCGGTACGGCCGCAGGCACCGCAGCCGCAGTCCCTCCAGGCGCCCACGCCGATGCGTGGCTTCCTGATCGACGAGGACCCCGACAACTGA
- the ileS gene encoding isoleucine--tRNA ligase — translation MSTAPPPERPLYNPVPAQVDLPALEHQVLDFWADNKVFERSLQQSEGRPEWVYYEGPPTANGRPGTHHVEARVFKDVFPRYRTMKGYHVARKAGWDCHGLPVELAVEKELGFSGKQDIEAYGVAEFNARCRESVLRHVDAFEQLTRRMGFWTDLGQAYRTMDPEYIESVWWSLKQIFDKGLLVQDHRVAPYCPRCGTGLSDHELAQGYETVVDPSVFVRFPLTSGPLAGNAALLVWTTTPWTLVSNTAVAVHPEEAYAVATDGTERLVVAEKLIGKALGEGWTPTGERFTGRELERWGYQRPFELVSFPEGAPTNFVVVDEYVTTEDGSGLVHQSPAFGEDDMRVCRRYGMPVVNPVRSDGTFAEDLPLVGGMFFKKADEPLVADLERRDLLFKHVPYEHNYPHCWRCHTVLIYYAQPSWYIRTTVVKDALLRENENTNWYPETVKHGRYGEWLRNNIDWALSRNRYWGTPLPIWACPEGHLTCVGSRAELGELAGRDLSDLDPHRPYIDDVTFACPGEPDCGLQARRVPEVIDAWYDSGSMPFAQWGYPYRNREVFERTYPAQFISEAIDQTRGWFYTLMAVGTLVFDRSSYENVVCLGLILAEDGRKMSKHLGNIIEPIPLMDRHGADALRWFMAASGSPWSARRVGDGTIQEVVRKTLLTYWNTVAFQALYARTAGWAPSAADPAPAERPVLDRWLLSELHTLARDVDAALERFDTHAAGRLLSAFVDDLSNWYVRRSRRRFWQGEPAALATLHEVLETVTRLMAPLVPFITERVWQDLVRPVDPQAPESVHLASWPVADEALIDPALSEQMALVRRLVELGRATRADSGVKTRQPLSRALIAAAGWESLGEELRAQIAEELNVAALASLAEVGGSLVDTTAKANFRALGKRFGKRTPTVASAIAAADAAALSAALRADGSATVLVEGEEVTVGPDEVIVTETPREGWAVAGESGATVALDLEITPELRLAGLARDVVRLVQEARKNSGLDVSDRIVLRWAADADSEAGRLTGQAVAAHGGLVAEEVLAVELAEGAPADGDGFGAPVVDEGLALRFWLRKA, via the coding sequence ATGTCGACCGCGCCACCACCCGAGCGCCCGCTCTACAACCCGGTTCCCGCCCAGGTTGACCTCCCGGCCCTGGAACACCAGGTGCTGGACTTCTGGGCCGACAACAAGGTGTTCGAGCGCTCGCTCCAGCAGTCCGAGGGCCGCCCCGAGTGGGTCTACTACGAGGGCCCGCCCACGGCCAACGGCCGCCCGGGCACCCACCACGTCGAGGCCCGGGTCTTCAAGGACGTCTTCCCGCGCTACCGCACGATGAAGGGCTACCACGTCGCCCGCAAGGCCGGCTGGGACTGCCACGGCCTGCCCGTGGAGCTGGCGGTCGAGAAGGAGCTGGGCTTCTCCGGCAAGCAGGACATCGAGGCGTACGGCGTCGCCGAGTTCAACGCCCGGTGCCGCGAGTCGGTGCTGCGCCACGTGGACGCCTTCGAGCAGCTCACCCGTCGGATGGGCTTCTGGACGGACCTCGGCCAGGCGTACCGCACCATGGACCCGGAGTACATCGAGTCCGTCTGGTGGTCGCTGAAGCAGATCTTCGACAAGGGCCTGCTGGTGCAGGACCACCGGGTCGCGCCGTACTGCCCGCGCTGCGGCACCGGGCTGTCCGACCACGAGCTGGCCCAGGGCTACGAGACCGTGGTGGACCCGTCGGTCTTCGTGCGGTTCCCGCTCACCTCGGGACCGCTGGCCGGGAACGCGGCGCTGCTGGTGTGGACCACCACGCCGTGGACGCTGGTGTCGAACACGGCGGTCGCCGTGCACCCGGAGGAGGCCTACGCGGTCGCCACCGACGGCACGGAGCGGCTGGTCGTCGCGGAGAAGTTGATCGGCAAGGCGCTGGGCGAGGGCTGGACGCCCACCGGCGAGCGCTTCACCGGGCGCGAGCTGGAGCGCTGGGGCTACCAGCGCCCCTTCGAGCTGGTGTCCTTCCCGGAGGGCGCCCCCACCAACTTCGTGGTGGTGGACGAGTACGTCACGACCGAGGACGGCTCCGGCCTGGTGCACCAGTCCCCCGCGTTCGGCGAGGACGACATGCGGGTGTGCCGGCGGTACGGCATGCCGGTGGTCAACCCGGTGCGCTCCGACGGCACCTTCGCCGAGGACCTGCCGCTGGTGGGCGGCATGTTCTTCAAGAAGGCCGACGAGCCGCTGGTGGCCGACCTGGAGCGGCGCGACCTGCTGTTCAAGCACGTGCCGTACGAGCACAACTACCCGCACTGCTGGCGCTGCCACACCGTGCTGATCTACTACGCGCAGCCGTCCTGGTACATCCGCACCACGGTGGTCAAGGACGCGCTGCTGCGGGAGAACGAGAACACCAACTGGTACCCGGAGACGGTCAAGCACGGCCGCTACGGCGAGTGGCTGCGCAACAACATCGACTGGGCGCTGTCCCGCAACCGCTACTGGGGCACCCCGCTGCCCATCTGGGCCTGCCCGGAGGGCCACCTGACCTGCGTCGGCTCCCGGGCGGAGCTCGGTGAGCTGGCCGGCCGCGACCTGAGCGACCTGGATCCGCACCGGCCGTACATCGACGACGTCACCTTCGCCTGCCCCGGGGAGCCGGACTGCGGGCTTCAGGCCCGCCGGGTGCCGGAGGTGATCGACGCCTGGTACGACTCCGGCTCGATGCCGTTCGCGCAGTGGGGCTACCCGTATCGCAACCGGGAGGTGTTCGAGCGCACCTACCCGGCGCAGTTCATCTCCGAGGCGATCGACCAGACCCGCGGCTGGTTCTACACGCTGATGGCCGTGGGCACGCTGGTCTTCGACCGGTCGTCGTACGAGAACGTGGTCTGCCTGGGCCTGATCCTGGCCGAGGACGGCCGGAAGATGTCCAAGCACCTGGGCAACATCATCGAGCCGATCCCGCTGATGGACCGGCACGGCGCGGACGCGCTGCGCTGGTTCATGGCGGCCTCCGGCTCGCCGTGGTCGGCCCGGCGGGTCGGTGACGGCACCATCCAGGAGGTGGTGCGCAAGACGCTGCTCACCTACTGGAACACCGTCGCCTTCCAGGCGCTGTACGCCCGCACCGCCGGCTGGGCGCCGTCGGCCGCCGACCCGGCGCCGGCCGAGCGGCCGGTGCTGGACCGCTGGCTGCTGTCCGAGCTGCACACGCTGGCGCGGGACGTGGACGCGGCGCTGGAGCGGTTCGACACCCACGCCGCCGGACGGCTGCTGTCGGCGTTCGTCGACGACCTGTCCAACTGGTACGTGCGCCGCTCCCGGCGGCGGTTCTGGCAGGGCGAGCCGGCCGCGCTGGCGACCCTGCACGAGGTGCTGGAGACGGTCACCCGGCTGATGGCCCCGCTGGTGCCGTTCATCACCGAGCGGGTCTGGCAGGACCTGGTGCGCCCGGTGGACCCGCAGGCGCCGGAGTCGGTGCACCTGGCGTCCTGGCCGGTCGCCGACGAGGCGCTGATCGACCCGGCCCTGAGCGAGCAGATGGCGCTGGTGCGACGGCTGGTGGAGCTGGGCCGGGCCACCCGCGCCGACTCCGGGGTGAAGACCCGCCAGCCGCTGTCCCGGGCGCTGATCGCCGCGGCCGGCTGGGAGTCGCTCGGCGAGGAGCTGCGCGCGCAGATCGCCGAGGAGCTCAACGTGGCCGCGCTGGCCTCGCTGGCGGAGGTCGGCGGCTCGCTGGTGGACACCACGGCCAAGGCAAACTTCCGGGCGCTCGGCAAGCGGTTCGGCAAGCGGACGCCGACGGTGGCCTCGGCCATCGCGGCGGCCGACGCGGCAGCGCTGTCCGCGGCGCTGCGGGCCGACGGCAGCGCGACGGTGCTGGTCGAGGGCGAGGAGGTGACGGTCGGCCCGGACGAGGTGATCGTCACCGAGACGCCCCGGGAGGGCTGGGCGGTGGCCGGGGAGTCCGGCGCCACCGTTGCCCTGGACCTGGAGATCACCCCCGAGCTCCGGCTGGCCGGGCTGGCCCGGGACGTCGTCCGGCTGGTCCAGGAGGCGCGCAAGAACAGCGGCCTGGACGTCTCGGACCGGATCGTGCTGCGGTGGGCGGCCGACGCCGACTCCGAGGCCGGCCGGCTGACCGGTCAGGCGGTGGCCGCCCACGGCGGCCTGGTCGCCGAGGAGGTGCTGGCCGTGGAGCTTGCCGAGGGCGCGCCGGCCGACGGCGACGGCTTCGGCGCGCCGGTGGTGGACGAGGGCCTGGCCCTGCGGTTCTGGCTGCGCAAGGCCTGA
- a CDS encoding YggT family protein, whose translation MSVVIAVLDFALWIYFLILIFRLVMDYVFQFARSYQPGRAMVVLLEATYTVTDPPLKLLRRVIPPLRLGGVALDLSFFVLMIIVLILRALVAQL comes from the coding sequence GTGAGCGTGGTGATCGCGGTGCTCGACTTCGCGCTGTGGATCTACTTCCTGATCCTGATCTTCCGACTGGTGATGGACTACGTGTTCCAGTTCGCCCGGTCGTACCAGCCAGGCAGGGCCATGGTGGTGCTGCTGGAGGCCACGTACACGGTGACGGATCCTCCGCTGAAGCTGCTGCGGAGGGTCATCCCGCCACTGCGCCTCGGGGGCGTGGCGCTCGATCTGTCCTTCTTCGTTCTGATGATCATCGTTCTCATCCTGCGGGCGTTGGTGGCCCAGCTGTGA
- a CDS encoding TraR/DksA family transcriptional regulator, with protein sequence MAETTRTTRAQDAASGTGTLDVPVPAAAPVGPETLPVRSGEEPWTAEEVAEVRAELEADRERLTGEIASADAEIDGLIGDFGGGAGDDEVDTGTKNIEREHAMSLANGLRERLLQTEEALARLGAGTFGQCENCGQPIGKARVQAFPRATWCVACKQAAERR encoded by the coding sequence ATGGCGGAGACCACGAGGACCACGAGGGCGCAGGACGCGGCGAGCGGCACCGGGACCCTGGACGTCCCCGTCCCCGCCGCCGCCCCCGTCGGCCCCGAGACGCTGCCGGTGCGGAGCGGCGAGGAGCCGTGGACGGCGGAGGAGGTGGCCGAGGTCCGCGCGGAGCTGGAGGCCGACCGGGAACGGCTGACCGGGGAGATCGCCTCGGCGGACGCCGAGATCGACGGCCTGATCGGCGACTTCGGCGGGGGCGCGGGCGACGACGAGGTCGACACCGGCACCAAGAACATCGAGCGCGAGCACGCCATGTCGCTCGCCAACGGCCTGCGCGAGCGCCTGCTGCAGACCGAGGAGGCGCTGGCCCGGCTCGGTGCGGGAACGTTCGGCCAGTGCGAGAACTGCGGCCAGCCGATCGGCAAGGCCCGGGTCCAGGCGTTCCCGCGGGCCACCTGGTGCGTGGCCTGCAAGCAGGCGGCGGAGCGCCGCTGA
- the pgeF gene encoding peptidoglycan editing factor PgeF, whose protein sequence is MIGQRFDVAGAHFAFTDRWGGVSTAPYAELNLGGHVGDDPARVRANRAAAAGALGLDSARVVWMNQVHGRDVAVVDAPWPAAATALPEVDALVTAERGLPLAVLVADCTPVLLADPEAGVAAAVHAGRPGLAAGVVPAAVARMVDLGARPGRIRAVTGPAACGSCYEVPRAMQDEVAAAVPGCRSVTSAGTAGLDIPAGVRAQLAGAGVTDVEQVATCTIESPDHFSYRREGRTGRLAGYVWLD, encoded by the coding sequence GTGATAGGTCAGCGTTTCGACGTCGCGGGTGCTCACTTCGCCTTCACGGACCGTTGGGGCGGGGTGAGCACCGCGCCGTACGCGGAGCTCAACCTCGGCGGGCACGTGGGCGACGACCCGGCGCGGGTGCGGGCCAACCGCGCGGCCGCCGCCGGCGCGCTGGGGCTCGACTCCGCCCGGGTGGTCTGGATGAACCAGGTGCACGGTCGCGACGTGGCCGTGGTGGACGCCCCCTGGCCGGCCGCGGCCACCGCGCTGCCGGAGGTGGACGCCCTGGTCACCGCGGAGCGCGGGCTGCCGCTGGCGGTGCTGGTCGCCGACTGCACCCCGGTGCTGCTGGCCGATCCGGAGGCGGGCGTGGCCGCGGCGGTGCACGCCGGCCGACCGGGACTGGCCGCCGGCGTGGTGCCGGCGGCGGTCGCCCGGATGGTGGACCTCGGGGCGCGCCCCGGGCGGATCCGGGCCGTCACCGGCCCGGCGGCCTGCGGCTCCTGCTACGAGGTGCCGCGCGCGATGCAGGACGAGGTCGCCGCCGCGGTGCCGGGCTGTCGCTCGGTCACCTCGGCCGGCACCGCGGGCCTGGACATCCCGGCGGGGGTGCGGGCACAGCTGGCCGGGGCCGGGGTGACCGACGTGGAGCAGGTCGCCACCTGCACCATCGAGTCCCCGGACCACTTCTCCTACCGGCGGGAGGGCCGCACCGGCCGGCTCGCCGGCTACGTGTGGCTGGACTGA
- a CDS encoding RluA family pseudouridine synthase, producing MSTVPQTRSLPVPDGLEGERLDAALARMFGFSRTKAAELVAGGMVRIDGAAAAKSDRVTGGAWLEVEMPAPAEPVRVVAEPVEGMRIVYDDDHVVVVDKPIGVAAHPSPGWTGPTVVGGLAAAGYRISTSGAAERQGVVHRLDVGTSGLMAVAKSELAYSVLKQQFRERTVDKRYHALVQGHPDPLHGTVDAPIGRHPSHDYKWAVTAAGKPSVTHYDAVEAFRAASLLDIKLETGRTHQIRVHMASLRHPCVGDLTYGADPVLARRLGVSRQWLHAVHLGFEHPAEGTWVEFDSPYPDDLARALDRVAAES from the coding sequence GTGAGTACCGTTCCGCAGACCCGTTCCCTGCCCGTTCCGGACGGCCTGGAGGGCGAGCGTCTCGACGCCGCCCTCGCCCGCATGTTCGGCTTCTCCCGCACGAAGGCGGCCGAGCTCGTCGCCGGCGGCATGGTCCGGATCGACGGCGCCGCAGCGGCGAAGTCGGACCGGGTGACCGGCGGCGCCTGGCTGGAGGTCGAGATGCCGGCCCCCGCCGAGCCCGTCCGGGTGGTCGCCGAGCCGGTCGAGGGCATGCGGATCGTGTACGACGACGACCACGTCGTGGTCGTGGACAAGCCGATCGGGGTGGCCGCCCACCCCAGCCCGGGCTGGACCGGGCCCACCGTCGTGGGCGGTCTGGCCGCCGCCGGCTACCGCATCTCCACCTCCGGCGCCGCCGAGCGGCAGGGCGTGGTGCACCGCCTGGACGTGGGCACCTCCGGCCTGATGGCGGTCGCCAAGTCGGAACTGGCCTACTCGGTGCTCAAGCAGCAGTTCCGCGAGCGCACCGTGGACAAGCGGTACCACGCGCTCGTCCAGGGGCACCCCGACCCGCTGCACGGCACCGTCGACGCCCCCATCGGGCGCCACCCCAGCCACGACTACAAGTGGGCGGTGACCGCCGCCGGCAAGCCCAGCGTCACCCACTACGACGCGGTGGAGGCGTTCCGCGCGGCGAGCCTGCTGGACATCAAGCTGGAGACCGGCCGCACCCACCAGATCCGGGTGCACATGGCCTCGCTGCGCCACCCGTGCGTCGGCGACCTCACCTACGGGGCCGACCCGGTGCTGGCGCGCCGGCTCGGCGTCTCCCGGCAGTGGCTGCACGCCGTCCACCTCGGCTTCGAGCACCCCGCCGAGGGCACCTGGGTCGAGTTCGACAGCCCCTACCCGGACGACCTGGCCCGGGCCCTGGACCGGGTGGCCGCCGAGAGCTGA